The Gigantopelta aegis isolate Gae_Host chromosome 9, Gae_host_genome, whole genome shotgun sequence genomic sequence ttaaaactgaactGTACAGTGTATCAGTGTTTAGGATACTGGCAAATTAAGCTTGTCACAAATTTTATACTGTTGATTGTAACTGCAAGTCGGTTGTATGCAGCGTCTTCCTaagcatgggcggatccaggaaatatttttagggggggaccaaaaaagaagggcacattgactcgtcaaaagggcaccttactacaagttttgatatttacaattaatatgaattcctacagttctacgtcataatatactagcaataatgaagtaaattggcgtcactcgcgttagaacctcaatggggccccattgagactcaataacatagacacatatctgcaagcttgcgcatgtacacgaaaatcttaatttcatttatctcaatataattattgtttacttaaaaaaaaaaaaattctacaaacaaaaagggcacttggacattttgagggcacttgaacaatttttgggggggatgcgtccccctggtcccccccccttggatccgcccatgctaAGGTGTGATAGCTCACAGGATCATTCCTCTTAAACTGACCCATTAGGCTGTACAGTGGACTTGGTGAAGTGAGGGCTGACAAAATATGCTGAAATACACAGTGTCAAATTTTACATGGTATATTCACTGAATATGATTGAGATTGATCGTGCTGGTTTAGACAgatgtgtattttgtttcatacaGCTCTCCACAGCATGGTAAATGTGTGGTCTCATCAGGaaaagtgtttaataaagaCCTATTTGGGCAGGGCTTACTCTGTACagtgccaaattagccaattgctaatatttttacaaaatttagacTTTGGCTAAcaaaatattcctcaaattaaccacattttaatgatttcaaGGAAATACACTACATTTCTTAAAATTGGccaaaccaaaatttgttccagaGTAGCCCTTATTGGGATGGAATAACTTGATTAATGACATCAGTTTTCTTCTCATGTCCTATATTCTCTGTGTTGCAGTTTCTGCATTGGACACTTAATACAACCCTTTGATTAAAACGTGCTGGGGTGGCATTAAATGAGCAatcctttaatttttactatttttttattattattctgtagAAAAATTATTAATGGAATGATTCAAAAACTAATTAAGGCTTTTGAAAGTTAACacactgaaaatattttttcatagtGCATGGATCTTGAAGTAATGGAAAGTGCattgattttgttaaaaattcaaagttctgaaaattaaatttctgttacagtgTATGTAAGTTGTTAAATTTGAAGTGAGAAAATTAAGTCAGGACCATCTGgccttttaaatgttttctggATCTCGAGTGcacattttattactttaacAAACAGCATACCTGCTCAGGTAGCACATAAAACAACTGTTAGATCCGTATGCTGTCAGATGTATATCGATCACCATTATAAAGGTGTGTTTTATAACAGTGCTGCTGTTGAATTAACCAACAAAAGTTACTATAACTTTCTAATGGGTTTCAAAATTAGATTCATGCCTGTCCATCATTAAATAACAATTACttactgaattatttatttcaggTAGTACTTAAACACAATTAAGTTTTTTCGTCTATTAGCATAATGGCATTACATGTTTAGGATAAACAccataaagttaaaataaagaGTTCAGCACTTCTTGTCCAGTATTATCAATAATGTTTCCATCACACTTCTTTGTCAAGGAAACAACTTCTTGCTACATGGGGCCACTAAAGTAATAAGTGCTGTATGGTATTGTTACAGTCTTAGACACAATATTGGCCCATTCTTTGAAGAATAATCCTCTTACATTATCCACCAGACGGTGAATTCGTATTTTCAGGTGACTAGGTTTGTGACCTTAATCTGTTTAAATCTGGTAGTGTGCTATGCCAGGTATATTGAAAAGAACTGACAACATAGTGTAAACTTGGCGGAAAACGGTGTGCGTGTGAAATTTTCATAAGCTAAGATTGCACATTCAAAAGTGAATGAATAATGACAATTTGAAGTGATACGAATTCTTTAGGATTGGTTTTCCCCACTGGCTGTTAATCAATAATGTCCTAACTAAGTTAATCACTGGCAGAATGCGTCatgatatacaatgtatgtacctcagagtgaaaaaatatatattggttgTTGAGTCTGAATTTTGTTGAAATGTGTATAGCTAGGACTAGAAGTTATTAATTTTCTATCTCATCCATGGTTGAGACCATTTTAGCAGATCcagtaattacataatatatgtttGATCTTTGTTTCATCTTAACCTTTTTAATGCAACATTATAAATTGTATTCATCAATCTGTCCATGTGTCTTTTGGTgttaccatatacatgtaaaacatttttgtattttgtcatttatttttatgaaaacgacatttatttttatgaaaacgacatttttaatttattaaatgacacattcaacatttaatctatggttatattatggtgtcagacatacatgcatggttaaggaccactcagataacGAGAGAAATCTGCTGTCTCTCTATGTCTTCTCTTTTTGGGGGACAGTgcagcaccatcccacaaacaggttAATACATTCCACATCAGTTGTGGAATACTGGCTGCAATAGGAAATAACCTAACATTGAGCCATTGACAGGGATCATCAATCCCAGGCTGATCGCATATTCAAttgagagctttaccactcaGCTACGTGTACCTCCCGACCCTTTAtttttatggattcataaaatGTTTATGGATGTAGATGATTCCACGCTACACAGTACAATCCATACAAGAAAAACAGCATTTTGTACCATTGTTATCCTTTGAACGGGACACTTAACAACTTGCTATAAAAAATCTTTcagtttttgtaattaataattacattttgcTTTATACTAATTATATTGCCCAATGCAGTATTTGTAACCCACCCTTGACCATGCTAACGGTAttgggtgaatttttttttttttaaataaaatatttccatagAATGTGTTTAGATGTGAAATGGATAactaaaatattcatatatatatctacataccCTGTCTTTCTTTGACTGTGAATTGAGCAAATAGTCACACAAGAAATTGTCTGTTTTGTCTGGACTTCTCCGTTCGCCAAACTTTAAGCTGCGCTCGTTATTCTGCATTCTGATTCTGACCGCGTGGAGAATGTCTGACAGTGTCTTGTTACGCGTGTCCTCATCGTGGATGTTCAGGTACAGCGCTTTCCACTCGGCTGATTCTGCGAGGGTTTCCGGAATTACCTCCAGAGTTCTCTTCTGTTTTTGACTTTTGAGGGGAGGTAAGTATATACCTGTGGGACTACTCCTCCCCCTCATCTGACCTTTAGCAGCTCTCCTCATTTTCCAGTCCTCGATAGGTGGGAGTTTCTCTGATCTCTGTTTCCTCTGCTGTGATTCGTACGCCATTTTCGTTAGGTTTGTGTTTGGTTCGTGTGGTATTAGTTTGACAGCAGTTTTGCCATCAAATTTAACTTTCTTCTTGTTAATTCCTTTGATTGTCGGCAATTTTATCTcacatctctgtctgtcttgaACTGCGAGTGTTGCGATATGTTTCTGCGATATTTCTGGATAGAGGGCagtgttgggtttttgttgcaCGGTCTGTGATTTAGCTGCATGATCTAGTGATGAGTGTCGTAAATATTTCCCAGAATACCACTGAGTGTTTGGATGACTTCCCAAGACGACATTAGAAGGTAAATCCGACACCGATTTATCATCATTGATGATCAAGTCTAGATCTTTATGATCTCCAAATAATGTTTGATCTGTATCACTCACCGACTTTTCAAAATCTGATTCGTAATCAGAAGTGTCAGTGTCACATTTAACTGAAGATTTCTTACTGCTTGCTTGATTTTTACTTCTATGCTTGTCACTCTTGTGaaattttagtttttctgtCATGTGCTGCTTGGGTTCAATCCTTGGCGTTTGATACGGGTCGTATACGTTTGACGCTATTTCGGGTAGCTTGAGGTCGGTGAGGTCATGGCGGAGGTTGGCTAGCTGCTTGAGGAGATGATGCTTCTCGTTGGAGTACATCTTCATCGTCTGGTGGATTTCATTGTGAAGTTTCTCCTTCGCCTGACGTAGATGTATCTGATGCATGTTGTTCCTTACCCGAGTTACTCTAAAATGAGATGTAAAATCTTTAGTTTAGTAATtcagtttgtttaatttcatttacacATTGGGAGGCATATCTCAGCCTTCAAAGTTCTTAGCCGTAATTGTGGCAATTATATAATGTCTGCCCTGGAGGGtggttgggttgtttttgtttgtttgttttgtttgtgatggctatgacattttatttgaaggcTGTTCTAGAATTTATTGCAGAGCAGTAAGCCTTGTAAGGGGTGATATTTCTAGCGTACCCAGTACCCAGAAAgtaaaatgtaatgtaatgcaaGCATGCATACATAGGTGTAAAACATATTGCACACccattacatgtaaatataatataattatgttgccTCCCATCCACTCATATGTGATCAATTCTGAAGCAGGCATTACTTGTTAATAAATTCATAGTCACATTCATCTAACATAAAAACAGAGAAGCAATTAATTGCTACCCTAACTTAAACTATGggaagccatttaagatattaccctAGTAATGCCATTTAAATTTACAAGTCATGCTATGGTTAGCTACACATTGCTATctttgaactagtctcaggggaatGATGGGGAGtaagtgatagctccccttaaacagcAAGCTCTGACATGGTGCccttttttagtttttgtattaCGGTAACATCCATTTTAAATCCtagatctacatgtatgcagtgaATAAGAAAACAAGTGTTTAATGATAACGAGATAACCATCATGTGTCTGGTTGTTTCATAATCAGCATCAACGAAAAAGATTTAGACTTTGAAATGGGAATAAAATAAGAAggtttaatattgttattttaatactgatatagTTTTTAATAACAGAGTCTGATACTTGTgcgaaattttaaaaattaacagaaCGTGTCTGATAAATGTAGGTACCGGggtattgatattttatttagatgacaTAGAAACTTAGATGACGCCCAATAGCcagtgtatttttcatgctgggggtgtcattaaacataagttatttattctttcattcattcattcattcattcattcattcattcaaaaattGAGACATGGCCAGTAAATGGGTTTTGGTGGATGATtagattaaaatataaaaatttaaaaaactagaATCTTGATTGAGAACTATAACAGAAAGTGTCTGATACATGTAGGTACAGggtattgatattttatttagatgacaCAGAAACTTAGatgacacccaataaccaaagtatttttcatgctgagggtgtcgttaaacataagttatttattctttcattcattcattcattcaaaaattGAGACATGGGTTTTGGTGGATGATTAGATTAAacattgactttttaaaaactagaatcTGATTGAGAACtataattttctttaaactTCCTTTTAAATATTCACTCTTAAGCTGAAAGTACATCTACGTTTCAGCCATTTATATCAGTTAATAAAGACACATATAAAACCAAAACTTACCTGGAATTAACTAACAGTTGatgattacataatattaacTACTACGTGTAGTTTAGTATTGAATATCCATTCATTTGATATCACTTGTACAATATACAAAGAGAAACCTTTCTATTTCATCGTCAGTTATCATTACATTAAATGTATCAATGGACCTTTGATGTGTTTTTTGCGTATGTTAATAATAAGAATATGACGAGCCAAACCTACCTGCTTGGCGAATAACCTGAGCTGTTTGACGTACACTAACTGACTAAAACACGGATTTGTGCAGCTTATTGATTCATAATTATTCTTGGCTGGTTTTGTTGTGCACCTCTAGAAAATGGGGTTACCCAATCTAAAGGCTTTGAGGTTTATTGTATTAACCACAGAAGGTGTCTTGCTCAGTTTACATTTTGATGGTGTAGACCTGCAAGTTTTGACATTATTTTGTGGAATGAAAAACAATCTCTGATTCTGATATTTTAATCTGGAAGGAAATGCTAGAAAGTGAAAAGCAGTTCTTTTCTACTTATACTGatataaactttacttttgtgtgtacattaaaaaatatatatatacatgtatcttctttttttttctttttttttaatttcaccctcaccttcccccccccccccccccataatatAAAGATGTATGGATGTCAATATAGATGgcactaaaaatatttatttgaatagtTCTACAATGCTTTAAAATGAAAAGCAAATGATTGTTATGAAGTTCAGTATCACAAAGcatattgtgtgtttgtgtctgtctgtgccCTTCttcgtgtgtgtctgtgtgtaggtatttatttatttatttaaacttattttcgtgcttatatccaattaaggttcaagcacactgcaatgggcacacacacctcagctatctggctgggctatctgtccaggacagtgggttagatgttagtgaaagagaagagggtgcagtggccttacacctatccactaagtcgttaaaactcgctctgggtgggagccggtactgggctgcgaatcctgtacctaccagccttatgtccgatggcttaaccacaatgccactgaggctggtgTGTGTAGGTAGATTGTGAAACAGAGCAGGATGGGGCTCAGTGGTACAGACCTTGCTTTAGGTTCTACAGGGTTCGAAGttggaagtaaaatatggcctgtttagctatttttttaacaatgtccTGAGAAAAATATTGCCAGTTGGAAATAACACAGCATGTGGCAGGTGGAAGGTTTGGAATAGTGTATGGGGAAAAGTATGTGTTTTTAGATTATTTTAAAGcaatattgaattaaaatataacagaataacaagctaaatagcagatgaaataaccatgcatacaattttttttttttaaatgatgtgtATGTGGTTGAAATTACCTACTAGGTCTAAAAAATGGAATGCTTTTCACTTTTCATAGACCTCTGTTTCATGCCTGTACAATGGACTGTAagttcctttcctttccagCTTGTTAAAAATGACAGGTCACCGAATTTATCCTTATTTACCGGTAACAGTATTACCGGTACAATAAACTTATTACTACAAATGTACAtatcaggctttctgccagaaaataatttgagggtacctaataaaaacaaaacagatcaacAGTAGGTTATGGGTTTGtgatcttttgaaattggacactgcattttgtgtactttgacaaattttaaacagcagttctctaaATATTATTGTCATAGAATTCCAAAAtgttagggtacataattttaccctctggcagaagcCCTACCTATATAGCAAACAGGGTTTTCATTGACAgttgccaaattcaccaattatgaattttaaaaacaattggcaaattttattttgaagttGATAGGAAATAACttgttttctgccatttttgaagttttaatAGATCCTTTGTGCTACCCAGAGCTTGCCCTGACAAACCATATTAGGCTATGTATTATAAATTTGGCAAACATTTGATACATAAAAATCTGTTTGCATAATCTTGATTGTCTACTCATAAATTTTTTCACTTTTGGTAGAAAGTATTgtattataatgtatgtattgcATAGGTCTATGGTGGTTTGTCATGCTTTGATGTGATTCAAGGTTAGAAGATAGTATCAGACAGGCCTGGGGGGAGATTGTGTTACAGTGTATTTATTGTGTGGACAATACTTTGATACCTCACCAAGCGCAAGGAGGTACCTATCTCGTAGATTATCAAGCAAGTACATAGACACTTTAATCTCAGTATAAAGTATGGGTGTATCTTCAAAAATAATTGATGTCAGCAAGTAGAAGTCTTCTCAGTTAACAAACATCTTATTCACagcaaatataaacaaaattactgtagatataaaaaaaaaagtaagctTAAATAATGTCATTACGTCTTTGTTTACTATATCGTACCGTCACACGTTTTCGATCGACACGCGTTTCTGATCGCTCATTTGTAATTGCAATAGTGCGAGAATGCGCGAGCATtgacgtcaccacaagaacAAAAACGAACACGGAAGTCACTGCTTTTGTTCCGAGAAAAAAATGCTGCGTGTCAAGTTTCCAATGGTAAGTTTTAACTCAAATATCTACAACCATAGTATATTTTATCAGTTTTcactaatgtacatatttggtATGAAGAAAATGCTTTACGGAGCAATATCTAGTTGTCAAAAAATGTTGTAAACTTGTCGGCTGCTACACTGACGTCACATCTGTCAAACGTCACGTGATACACCACGTGATACTCATGCAACCATAAAAATATATGGAAGACAATTTGGGGGAAATCTTATGTTGTTTTTGACGTTACCTTGTTttggacatattttaattaagggTTTTTCTCATAAGCTAAAATTTGCCACAGTTACGGGCAAATTTAGAATTGATATTCAATAAAttatgatgtattttatataattataaataaattttatatttaataaaaaaataaaataaaatattcctttaaaaattatGTACCGTTGATTTAggagtgattttttttttttttttttttttttttaagaccgTGATCAACCGACCAAATGTAAATTACAGACAATACAATCACCAGTCTTTAGAAAATGCATATGAGGCGGTTAAAACTCGGGGAATGCCGATTAAAAAAGCAGCTAGGATTTGTTCAGTGCCATACTCCACCTTGCACGACCGTCTAAGTGGAAAAACGGACATCGATTGTGTTAAGTCAGGACCAGACCCATTGTTGTCTCAAGAAGAGGAGCAAACTTTAGTGACACATGTTGAGTTTATGTCATCTGTGGGCTTTGGGTATACCCGCACTGAAGTCCTTAATATTGCTACAGACCTTGCTGTTCATCTTggcaaaagagaaaagggtgaaAAACCATTTTCCCTGCGATGGTTTTATGGGTTTATGAAGCGATGGCCCGAGCTTAGAGTTCAAAAACTACGATCACTTGAAATCATGCGTGCCAAAGCAACATCAAAAGATACCATCAACAAATACTTTGATAGCCTGGAAAAGATTTTAGACAAGTATGGTTTACGAAACAGTCCAGAGTCCATCTACAACATTGATGAAAAAGGCATCGTGGAAAATCACAAACCCCCATCTATTGTTGCATCACGTTCGAATGTCCCAGTTGCTGTAACAACGAGCAGGTCCAACACTACTACGGTTATTGGGTGTGGAAATGACCTTGGTGTTGCCATACCAccgtattttgttttcaagggAAAGCGCATGCGGGAGGAATTGTTAGCAGGTTGTACGGCAGGCACAGCAGGAACCGTTGGTGAAACGGGTTGGTCGAATTCTGATATTTTTCAAAAGTATCTTAAAGAACATTTTTCAAAGTATGTTCCAGCAGCATCTTCTGACAAGCCTGTCTTAATTCTTTATGATGGTCACACGTCACACATAAATGTTTCCCTGATCCAGTGGGCACGAGAGaggcacataatattatttgtattacctGCTCACACATCGCATGTTCTTCAGCCAATGGATGTGGGATGTTTCGGCCCGTTCGAACGCATTTACAATGGCATGAGACATACGCGAACATGCAACATCGGGTATTGACAGACATTCCCTTTGTGAGACTGTCTGCAAAGCTTACTGTGCAGCACTCACACCCGCCAACCTGCAGTCAACGTT encodes the following:
- the LOC121381973 gene encoding uncharacterized protein LOC121381973, which translates into the protein MHQIHLRQAKEKLHNEIHQTMKMYSNEKHHLLKQLANLRHDLTDLKLPEIASNVYDPYQTPRIEPKQHMTEKLKFHKSDKHRSKNQASSKKSSVKCDTDTSDYESDFEKSVSDTDQTLFGDHKDLDLIINDDKSVSDLPSNVVLGSHPNTQWYSGKYLRHSSLDHAAKSQTVQQKPNTALYPEISQKHIATLAVQDRQRCEIKLPTIKGINKKKVKFDGKTAVKLIPHEPNTNLTKMAYESQQRKQRSEKLPPIEDWKMRRAAKGQMRGRSSPTGIYLPPLKSQKQKRTLEVIPETLAESAEWKALYLNIHDEDTRNKTLSDILHAVRIRMQNNERSLKFGERRSPDKTDNFLCDYLLNSQSKKDRRRRGQIPSHAAERCFRRSNAVHLQNYLHKLSRQRRMIEHMAGEEYRLTHIVGHKHLQDALPM